In a genomic window of Hyphomonas sp.:
- a CDS encoding prolyl oligopeptidase family serine peptidase, with protein sequence MRNRILAAGLISALAGAFTAQADPVSAEDFAKHPSVSSVSMSLEGDMLVGVIADPTNDGDQRAAAYWDLSGDIDTSKPLVPSNITPSSGKTKFYAASALKNKKSLWFTVQPYIGALEGCGEGKTTGSTKKYLQKVYMGDERIKKIDDLPDGRAEVGANKMMLRCFELEGETQIQSILPLDPTKIVISRATTKNGTSYFEHDLSNGREKFLFKASNTQQIEISSRTGEPVARTELEFEDGAWRQYISLPSGSGGFESEPALTTEIANRYTMEVVGKQEGSRNYYVATNKFDDKVSVYLYDANTDTFSDDPVFAHPEFDSTGMIFSNREQDFGKILGFTYNGPVQETYWIDPEMKSIQDGLDAAFPGKNVVLNDYTADRNRVLFTVSAANMAPAYFLLVDKAKVAVIGSQRPWLKEEDLGKSKFVYYSARDGMKIPAIITLPAGYEEGDKAKGAIIVPHGGPWARDSAGFDSSGWTQYFASRGYVIMQPQYRGSQGWGRELWLAGDKEWGQKMQDDKDDGAAWLVDNGYVDADKIAIHGYSYGGFAAFAASVRPNSPYQCAIAGAGVSNLAKLSNEWGDNRIQRIFQGDTVKGMDPMQNTDKINIPILIYHGDYDVRVPIFHSREFYNAIKNKQPGSKFIELKQMGHQSVKWLPEHKERVLEEIETFLNTTCGM encoded by the coding sequence ATGCGCAATCGCATTCTGGCGGCTGGTTTGATCAGCGCGCTGGCGGGGGCATTCACGGCACAGGCGGATCCCGTTTCGGCCGAGGATTTCGCCAAACACCCGTCTGTTTCCAGTGTATCCATGTCTCTTGAAGGGGACATGCTGGTGGGCGTGATCGCTGACCCTACCAATGACGGGGATCAGCGCGCAGCAGCCTATTGGGATTTGAGCGGGGACATCGATACAAGCAAGCCGCTCGTTCCGTCCAATATTACGCCATCGTCCGGCAAGACGAAGTTCTACGCAGCAAGCGCGCTCAAGAACAAGAAGTCTCTCTGGTTTACGGTCCAACCCTATATCGGCGCACTTGAAGGGTGCGGCGAAGGCAAGACAACCGGCTCGACCAAGAAATACCTCCAGAAAGTCTATATGGGCGATGAGCGCATCAAGAAAATTGATGACCTGCCCGATGGCCGCGCTGAAGTTGGCGCCAACAAGATGATGCTGCGTTGTTTCGAACTGGAAGGCGAAACGCAGATCCAGTCGATCCTGCCACTCGACCCGACCAAGATCGTGATTTCCCGCGCCACCACCAAGAATGGCACAAGCTATTTCGAGCATGATTTGTCGAATGGCCGCGAGAAATTCCTGTTCAAGGCAAGCAACACCCAGCAGATCGAGATCAGCAGCCGCACGGGCGAGCCTGTGGCCCGCACGGAACTGGAATTCGAGGATGGTGCCTGGCGTCAGTATATCAGTCTGCCGTCGGGCTCAGGCGGTTTCGAATCCGAGCCTGCCCTGACAACCGAGATTGCGAACCGATACACGATGGAAGTCGTCGGCAAGCAGGAAGGCTCGCGGAACTATTACGTCGCGACCAACAAGTTCGACGACAAGGTATCGGTCTACCTCTATGATGCCAACACGGACACGTTCAGCGACGACCCGGTGTTTGCGCACCCGGAGTTTGATTCCACCGGCATGATCTTCTCGAACCGAGAACAGGATTTCGGCAAGATCCTCGGCTTCACCTACAATGGCCCGGTTCAGGAAACCTACTGGATCGATCCGGAGATGAAGAGCATTCAGGATGGCCTTGATGCGGCCTTCCCGGGCAAGAATGTCGTGCTGAACGACTACACAGCCGATCGCAACCGTGTTCTCTTCACGGTCAGCGCCGCAAACATGGCCCCCGCCTATTTCCTCCTGGTCGACAAGGCCAAGGTAGCTGTCATCGGATCGCAGCGTCCCTGGCTGAAGGAAGAGGATCTCGGCAAGTCGAAATTCGTCTATTACAGCGCGCGTGATGGTATGAAGATTCCGGCCATCATCACCCTGCCTGCCGGGTACGAAGAGGGCGACAAGGCCAAGGGCGCGATCATCGTGCCTCATGGCGGCCCTTGGGCCCGTGACTCCGCCGGCTTCGACAGTTCGGGCTGGACCCAGTATTTCGCAAGCCGCGGCTATGTCATCATGCAACCCCAGTATCGCGGAAGCCAGGGTTGGGGTCGTGAACTCTGGCTTGCCGGCGACAAGGAATGGGGCCAGAAGATGCAGGACGACAAGGATGACGGCGCAGCATGGCTGGTCGATAATGGCTATGTCGACGCCGACAAGATTGCCATCCACGGCTACTCCTATGGCGGGTTCGCCGCTTTTGCCGCCTCGGTCCGTCCGAACAGCCCGTATCAGTGCGCGATTGCCGGCGCGGGCGTTTCAAACCTGGCGAAGCTTTCGAATGAATGGGGTGACAACCGCATCCAGAGAATTTTCCAGGGCGACACCGTGAAGGGCATGGACCCGATGCAGAACACGGACAAGATCAACATTCCGATCCTGATCTATCATGGTGATTATGACGTCCGCGTTCCGATCTTCCACAGCCGCGAATTCTACAATGCGATCAAGAACAAGCAGCCAGGAAGCAAGTTCATTGAACTCAAGCAGATGGGTCACCAAAGCGTGAAATGGCTGCCGGAACACAAGGAACGGGTGCTGGAAGAGATCGAGACCTTCCTGAACACGACCTGCGGCATGTAG
- a CDS encoding TonB-dependent siderophore receptor: MNKRLFRRSVFGSVAIGALVVSGAASAQDAEDNSDDVLEIIDEAPQEEARQEKIVVTGSLLARDEFSSSSPIQVITAEVATLEGLVDTAALLQGSSLASGSTQLNNTFQNFVTNGGVGTQTLDLRGCGDTRTLVLVDGKRPGPAGTRGAVSALDLNVVPQSIISRVEILKDGASTIYGSDAVCGVVNIITRDEVDDLELNFNITQPFEEGGEQYTASAAWGFELGDNADFTLSAEYRLSEELDTSQRDYLSCPRDLVRDPSTGRLLDRLNYSATATDPRVNCNNLYHNTVIDAFSGERLIPSPDGTTGATIFGGSIPGYRPRIGTGYLENGQPYYEDILDAPFLDNEDFIPRNENLSLFGTADVVLGGVTWDTELLFSRRETEIEGWRQFFPRVGSATNPAGNNPLYGYISDPTYTNQINSLAQPVIPFATEDKVTVDYYYGATSFSGGFAPGFLDDWSWKLDATYTRGEGTYEGNEILTSKSGDWNFDGVDYDNDGVVDLIAPPTIDLLDPEVLDGTRQAELQAAIGGYQSGETIYEQTTFTAVVAGELFELPAGPIGLGLGAEYREFSIDDTPGELTQSGDIWGSSTAGPTRGENNVAELFAEVEVPVFKGQPFAEDVTINASVRGFEYDIGGSDSIYKVGVNWQVNPIFRARSSFGTSYRAPALFELFLQDQTGFVSQTSIDPCINWGDSTNQNIRTNCAAAGIPDDFAGALGGSALITTSGGGDQLESESGETFTAGIVLTPTFANLNIAIDYYEVEIQDQITSLSGAQIVGGCYATTTFPNDFCDLFERAPATDLTPFQLDNIQALTLNVDSQQQRGIDLEVRYEEDFNFGTLTVESSVNWALERYINVFGSDFVSGVEDNDFNGTIGYPSVVGDFDIRLDRGDWTYSWFTTFIGRQDDNRYFADDLNEPSSYFGLDGQYKVFTEAQFQHGASVRWTGDTWSITGGIRNIFDEAPPQVSDIITTSAGNTPLSATAYDIRGRRAFVSVSKTF; encoded by the coding sequence ATGAACAAAAGACTGTTCCGTCGGTCGGTCTTCGGCAGCGTCGCTATTGGCGCGCTCGTCGTTTCCGGCGCGGCTTCCGCCCAGGACGCGGAGGATAACTCCGACGACGTTCTGGAAATCATTGACGAAGCACCGCAAGAGGAAGCGCGTCAGGAGAAAATCGTTGTGACCGGCTCGCTGCTGGCACGCGACGAATTCTCGTCTTCGTCTCCCATTCAGGTCATCACCGCTGAAGTGGCGACTCTGGAAGGCCTCGTCGACACGGCTGCCCTTCTTCAGGGCTCTTCGCTGGCATCTGGCTCGACCCAGCTGAACAACACGTTCCAGAACTTCGTCACCAATGGTGGTGTTGGTACGCAGACCCTCGACCTTCGCGGTTGTGGCGACACGCGCACACTGGTTCTGGTTGACGGCAAGCGCCCAGGCCCGGCCGGTACGCGCGGAGCTGTGTCCGCCCTCGACCTGAACGTCGTTCCGCAGTCCATCATTTCCCGCGTCGAGATCCTGAAGGATGGCGCCTCGACGATCTACGGTTCGGACGCTGTCTGCGGCGTGGTGAACATCATCACCCGTGACGAAGTCGACGATCTCGAGCTGAACTTCAACATCACCCAGCCTTTCGAGGAAGGTGGCGAGCAGTACACGGCCAGCGCAGCCTGGGGCTTCGAGCTCGGTGACAATGCCGACTTCACCCTGTCCGCTGAATACCGCCTCTCCGAGGAACTGGACACCAGCCAGCGCGATTACCTGTCCTGCCCGCGGGACCTGGTCCGTGATCCGTCGACCGGTCGTCTTCTGGATCGTCTCAATTATTCCGCAACGGCAACCGACCCGCGCGTCAATTGTAACAACCTGTACCACAACACGGTCATCGACGCCTTCTCCGGCGAGCGCCTCATCCCGTCCCCGGACGGCACGACGGGTGCAACGATCTTCGGTGGTTCGATCCCGGGCTATCGTCCGCGCATCGGTACGGGCTATCTCGAAAATGGACAGCCTTACTACGAAGACATTCTCGACGCGCCGTTCCTCGACAATGAGGACTTCATCCCGCGCAACGAGAACCTCTCACTGTTCGGTACGGCAGACGTGGTCCTCGGTGGCGTCACCTGGGATACGGAACTGCTGTTCAGCCGTCGTGAAACCGAAATCGAGGGCTGGCGTCAGTTCTTCCCGCGTGTCGGTTCCGCAACCAACCCGGCCGGCAACAACCCGCTCTACGGTTACATCAGCGACCCGACCTACACGAACCAGATCAACTCTCTGGCTCAGCCGGTCATTCCGTTTGCAACCGAAGACAAGGTCACGGTTGACTACTACTACGGTGCAACCTCGTTCTCCGGCGGCTTTGCTCCGGGCTTCCTGGACGACTGGTCCTGGAAACTCGACGCGACCTACACCCGTGGTGAAGGTACGTATGAGGGTAACGAGATCCTGACCTCGAAATCGGGTGACTGGAACTTTGATGGCGTTGACTACGACAATGATGGCGTCGTCGACCTGATCGCACCGCCGACAATCGACCTGCTCGATCCGGAAGTGCTCGACGGTACGCGTCAGGCTGAACTGCAGGCCGCCATTGGTGGTTACCAGTCCGGTGAGACGATTTACGAGCAGACGACCTTCACGGCCGTTGTTGCTGGTGAACTGTTCGAACTGCCAGCTGGCCCGATCGGTCTCGGCCTCGGTGCCGAATACCGCGAATTCAGCATCGACGACACGCCGGGTGAACTGACCCAGTCGGGCGACATCTGGGGGTCTTCGACCGCTGGCCCGACCCGCGGCGAAAACAATGTTGCTGAACTCTTCGCAGAAGTCGAAGTGCCGGTCTTTAAAGGCCAGCCTTTCGCTGAAGACGTCACGATCAACGCCTCCGTGCGTGGCTTCGAATACGACATCGGCGGTTCCGACTCGATCTACAAGGTCGGCGTGAACTGGCAGGTCAACCCGATCTTCCGGGCCCGTTCGAGCTTCGGTACGTCCTACCGCGCACCGGCCCTGTTCGAACTGTTCCTGCAGGACCAGACGGGCTTTGTGTCCCAGACCTCGATCGACCCGTGTATCAACTGGGGTGACTCGACCAACCAGAACATCCGTACGAACTGTGCAGCCGCAGGCATTCCTGACGACTTCGCAGGTGCCCTCGGTGGTTCTGCCCTGATCACGACCTCTGGTGGTGGCGACCAGCTCGAATCGGAATCCGGTGAAACCTTCACCGCCGGTATCGTTCTGACGCCGACCTTCGCGAACCTGAACATCGCGATCGACTACTATGAAGTCGAAATCCAGGATCAGATCACGAGCCTGTCCGGTGCACAGATCGTTGGTGGCTGTTACGCAACCACGACCTTCCCGAACGATTTCTGTGACCTGTTCGAGCGGGCCCCGGCAACGGACCTGACCCCGTTCCAGCTGGACAACATTCAGGCGCTTACCCTGAACGTCGACTCCCAGCAGCAGCGCGGTATCGACCTCGAAGTGCGTTATGAAGAAGACTTCAACTTCGGCACGCTGACCGTTGAGAGCTCCGTCAACTGGGCCCTCGAGCGTTACATCAACGTGTTCGGTTCCGACTTCGTGTCCGGCGTGGAAGACAACGACTTCAATGGCACGATCGGCTATCCGAGCGTTGTCGGTGACTTCGACATCCGCCTCGACCGCGGCGACTGGACCTACTCCTGGTTCACGACCTTCATCGGCCGCCAGGACGACAACCGCTACTTCGCGGACGACCTGAACGAGCCGTCGAGCTACTTCGGTCTGGACGGCCAGTACAAGGTCTTCACGGAAGCTCAGTTCCAGCACGGTGCGTCCGTTCGCTGGACGGGTGACACCTGGTCCATCACCGGCGGTATCCGCAACATCTTCGATGAAGCACCGCCGCAGGTCTCCGACATCATCACGACCAGCGCCGGCAACACACCGCTCAGCGCAACGGCATACGACATTCGCGGTCGCCGTGCCTTCGTGAGCGTGTCCAAGACCTTCTAA
- a CDS encoding cytochrome P450, which yields MSLPLNSQAYLRDPHAILAPAQQAGLFVTQKLPFLGRCTLVLGHGECQDFLKDTGRFAVDARNAGASAPFDLKFLPRPLKRLASNLLSLDDPDHRRLRRLVDQPFRRVSIDALKPRIRETCDRLAHDMVRTDQRDVVEGISRQLPLLVIYDLLGFSGELRAKLDSLLQGLTATANIFNVLRGLTLLGPVQKLLEREFERVRHAPGPGLVTELVHAEADGDRMSDDELVAMVFVLFIAGHETTKHLISVGLHTLLTTPGAADAYRSMDADARGIAVDELMRFCAPVQMTKPRYVRDDTEFHGRAFSQGDRLVGLLAAANIDPSVFDDPLALDLARRPNRHLGWGSGPHICLGLHLARAEAQAAFDCLLDTWPGLALEADSGRLKWIPRSGLRGLKQLPVMFG from the coding sequence GTGAGCCTGCCGCTCAATTCCCAGGCCTACCTGCGCGATCCCCACGCCATTCTGGCCCCGGCGCAGCAGGCGGGCCTGTTCGTGACGCAAAAGCTGCCCTTCCTCGGCCGCTGCACGCTGGTGCTCGGACACGGCGAATGCCAGGACTTCCTCAAGGATACGGGCCGTTTCGCCGTTGATGCCCGCAATGCCGGGGCAAGCGCGCCCTTTGACCTCAAATTCCTGCCCCGGCCGCTGAAGCGGCTGGCGAGCAATCTCCTGTCCCTCGATGATCCGGACCATCGGCGCCTGCGCCGGCTGGTCGACCAGCCCTTCCGGCGCGTCTCGATCGATGCGTTGAAGCCCCGCATCCGCGAAACCTGTGACCGGCTCGCCCATGACATGGTGCGCACCGACCAGCGGGACGTGGTGGAGGGAATCAGCCGGCAATTGCCGCTCCTGGTGATCTACGATTTGCTGGGCTTTTCGGGCGAATTGCGCGCAAAGCTCGATTCGCTGCTGCAGGGGCTGACGGCGACGGCCAACATCTTCAATGTGCTGCGCGGGCTGACCTTGCTGGGTCCGGTCCAGAAACTGCTGGAGCGGGAATTCGAGCGGGTGCGGCATGCGCCCGGACCCGGCCTGGTCACCGAACTGGTGCATGCCGAGGCCGATGGCGACCGGATGAGCGATGACGAACTCGTCGCCATGGTCTTCGTCCTGTTCATCGCCGGCCACGAGACGACCAAACACCTGATATCCGTCGGCCTGCACACGCTGCTCACCACGCCCGGCGCGGCAGACGCCTATCGGTCGATGGACGCGGACGCGCGCGGCATTGCGGTCGATGAATTGATGCGGTTCTGCGCGCCGGTGCAGATGACCAAGCCCCGCTATGTGCGTGATGACACGGAGTTTCACGGCAGGGCGTTTTCCCAGGGCGACCGGCTGGTCGGGCTTCTCGCGGCGGCAAACATCGATCCGAGTGTGTTCGACGATCCCCTGGCACTGGATCTGGCGCGGCGCCCGAACCGGCATCTCGGCTGGGGCAGCGGCCCGCATATCTGCCTCGGCCTGCACCTGGCCCGCGCCGAGGCCCAGGCCGCCTTTGACTGCCTGCTGGACACCTGGCCGGGCCTTGCGCTGGAGGCCGATTCCGGCCGGCTGAAATGGATTCCGCGCTCCGGTCTGCGCGGGCTGAAGCAACTGCCGGTAATGTTTGGATAA
- the murA gene encoding UDP-N-acetylglucosamine 1-carboxyvinyltransferase, with translation MDKLHIKGGAQLNGRIPVSGAKNSALKLMVACLLTDQPIKLTNMPNLADTRFLAQLLETLGVEVYWPRGESTCRLNAAELKSTIAPYDQVRKMRASFNVLGPLLARSGHATVSLPGGCAIGARPVDLHLQALEAMGADLRVEQGYVKAAAIHGLKGAHINFAMPSVGATEHAMLAATLARGVTVLENAAREPEIEDLADCLNAMGAKITGAGTSKIRIEGVETLGGTSHAVMPDRIEAGTFAMAAAAAGGDVTLDGAPVAALGALIAKLREAGVSVETDEDASTLRIVRNGSRLKSVSVSTQPHPGFPTDLQAQFMALMSLADGTSIIRETIFENRFMHAPELSRLGADITVRGQEAIVKGVPHLTGAPVMATDLRASVSLVIAGLAAEGETVVNRIYHLDRGFERLEEKLNACGASITRRSEDEE, from the coding sequence ATGGATAAGTTGCACATCAAGGGCGGCGCTCAGCTGAACGGCCGCATTCCGGTTTCCGGCGCGAAGAATTCCGCCCTGAAGCTGATGGTCGCCTGTCTTCTGACGGACCAGCCGATCAAGCTCACCAACATGCCGAACCTCGCGGACACGCGGTTCCTGGCCCAGCTTCTCGAAACACTCGGTGTGGAAGTCTACTGGCCCAGGGGCGAGTCGACCTGCCGCCTCAATGCGGCAGAGCTGAAAAGCACGATCGCGCCCTATGACCAGGTCCGCAAGATGCGGGCAAGTTTCAACGTGCTCGGGCCGCTTCTTGCGCGGTCGGGCCATGCCACGGTTTCGTTGCCGGGCGGATGCGCCATTGGGGCCCGGCCGGTGGATTTGCACCTGCAGGCGCTGGAAGCCATGGGCGCAGACCTGCGCGTCGAGCAGGGCTATGTGAAGGCCGCAGCCATTCATGGCCTGAAGGGCGCGCATATCAATTTCGCCATGCCGAGTGTCGGGGCCACCGAACACGCCATGCTGGCGGCCACGCTGGCAAGGGGTGTGACGGTTCTGGAAAACGCAGCACGCGAGCCGGAGATCGAGGATCTGGCCGACTGTCTCAACGCCATGGGCGCGAAGATCACCGGTGCCGGCACGTCGAAGATCCGAATCGAGGGCGTCGAGACCCTTGGCGGAACGAGCCATGCCGTCATGCCGGACCGGATCGAAGCCGGCACGTTTGCCATGGCGGCGGCGGCCGCCGGCGGCGATGTCACGCTGGACGGTGCTCCGGTGGCGGCGCTTGGCGCGCTGATCGCCAAACTGCGCGAAGCCGGTGTCTCGGTCGAGACAGATGAGGATGCCAGCACGCTGCGCATTGTGCGCAACGGATCCAGGCTGAAATCAGTCAGCGTGTCGACACAGCCGCATCCGGGATTCCCGACCGACCTGCAGGCGCAATTCATGGCGCTGATGAGCCTTGCCGACGGCACCAGCATCATCCGCGAGACGATTTTCGAAAACCGGTTCATGCATGCGCCGGAATTGTCCCGGCTCGGGGCCGACATAACTGTCAGGGGGCAGGAAGCCATCGTGAAAGGCGTACCGCACCTGACGGGCGCGCCTGTCATGGCGACAGATCTGCGCGCTTCGGTGTCTCTGGTCATTGCGGGGCTTGCCGCCGAGGGGGAGACTGTGGTGAACCGTATCTATCATCTGGACCGCGGGTTCGAGCGGCTGGAAGAGAAACTGAACGCCTGCGGGGCCAGCATCACACGCCGGTCCGAGGACGAGGAATAG
- a CDS encoding DUF2948 family protein, with protein MADVKPLRLLAETAEDLEVISAAIQDSVVKAGNLKYESRRNRFALEINRFRWEAGAKRGDGERVRSLLAFDGVLGVKTRAVTKADPEMILSLLQVTFTPADEPPGGKVTLLFAGDGEIVLEVEVLDATLLDSDYVWPTRRLPSHERRRR; from the coding sequence ATGGCTGATGTAAAACCACTTCGTCTCCTCGCTGAAACGGCTGAGGATCTGGAAGTCATTTCCGCCGCCATCCAGGACTCCGTGGTGAAGGCCGGCAATCTGAAATACGAATCCCGCCGCAACCGGTTCGCGCTGGAAATCAACCGCTTCCGCTGGGAAGCCGGGGCGAAACGCGGCGACGGCGAGCGTGTGCGTTCGCTGCTGGCCTTTGACGGCGTGCTTGGCGTGAAGACCCGCGCCGTGACCAAGGCTGATCCGGAAATGATCCTGTCGCTGCTGCAGGTCACCTTTACCCCGGCTGATGAGCCGCCGGGCGGCAAGGTGACCCTCCTGTTCGCGGGAGACGGGGAAATCGTACTGGAAGTCGAAGTTCTGGATGCAACCCTGCTCGACAGTGACTATGTGTGGCCGACGCGCCGCCTCCCCAGCCACGAGCGGCGCCGGAGATAG
- the hisD gene encoding histidinol dehydrogenase: MVRRFQASSAGFNGEFAQFLQQARGTGEDVANTVTGILKDVQARGGEAVAEYTAKFDGLQIDPSTLQSDNVNLHALAAECPADLRDAIDFAHDRIAAYHAAQRPADHSFTDAAGIELGWRWTALDSVGVYVPGGRASYPSSVLMNTVPARIAGVERIVMVAPAPKGELSPAVAYAAVKAGVDEFYPIGGAQAVAALAHGTANLAPVDKIVGPGNAFVAEAKRQVFGRVGIDTIAGPSEILVIADHTANPDWVAADLLSQAEHDPSSQSILIVVDQAVGDSVENAVENQLNSLPTGERARESWVNHGAIVTAPDLQAAASIANRIAAEHLELCVEDPDALLPLVRHAGAVFLGHYTPEALGDYVTGSNHVLPTSRAARFSSGLGLYDFLKRMSIQRVGAQGFAAIAPAALRLAEAERLPAHARSISIRTNRDTEG, encoded by the coding sequence ATGGTTCGCAGGTTTCAAGCCTCTTCCGCCGGTTTCAATGGCGAATTCGCCCAGTTCCTTCAGCAGGCACGCGGGACGGGCGAGGACGTTGCCAATACCGTCACCGGCATCCTCAAGGATGTTCAGGCACGCGGCGGCGAGGCCGTGGCCGAGTACACGGCCAAATTCGATGGTCTGCAGATCGACCCGTCGACGCTGCAATCGGACAATGTGAACCTGCACGCGCTGGCCGCTGAATGCCCGGCAGATTTGCGGGATGCCATCGATTTCGCGCATGACCGGATTGCCGCCTATCATGCGGCCCAACGGCCTGCCGATCACAGTTTTACAGATGCCGCCGGCATCGAGCTGGGCTGGCGCTGGACCGCGCTCGACAGTGTCGGCGTCTATGTGCCGGGGGGACGGGCGAGCTATCCCTCCTCTGTCCTGATGAATACGGTGCCGGCGAGGATTGCCGGGGTCGAACGTATTGTGATGGTGGCGCCCGCGCCGAAGGGCGAACTGTCGCCGGCCGTGGCCTATGCGGCCGTGAAGGCCGGGGTTGACGAATTCTATCCGATTGGCGGGGCACAGGCCGTGGCGGCGCTGGCCCATGGTACGGCAAACCTTGCGCCGGTCGACAAGATAGTCGGGCCGGGCAATGCCTTCGTCGCTGAAGCCAAGCGCCAGGTATTCGGCAGGGTGGGCATCGACACGATTGCCGGTCCGTCGGAAATTCTCGTCATTGCAGACCACACGGCAAACCCCGACTGGGTGGCCGCAGACCTCTTGTCCCAGGCCGAGCATGATCCAAGCAGTCAGTCGATCCTGATCGTTGTGGATCAGGCTGTGGGAGACTCTGTGGAAAACGCTGTGGAAAACCAGTTGAATTCCCTGCCGACCGGAGAGCGTGCCCGTGAAAGCTGGGTCAATCACGGGGCCATCGTGACCGCGCCGGACCTGCAGGCTGCGGCGAGCATCGCGAACCGCATCGCGGCCGAGCATCTCGAACTGTGCGTTGAGGATCCGGACGCTCTTCTACCGCTGGTGCGCCATGCCGGCGCTGTCTTCCTCGGTCACTACACGCCCGAGGCTCTGGGCGACTATGTGACCGGGTCCAACCATGTCCTGCCCACCAGCCGCGCGGCGCGCTTCTCGTCGGGTCTTGGCCTTTACGATTTCCTGAAACGGATGAGCATCCAGCGCGTTGGCGCACAGGGCTTTGCCGCCATCGCCCCGGCGGCATTGCGGCTTGCCGAGGCTGAACGCCTGCCGGCGCATGCCCGCTCCATTTCCATCCGCACGAACCGGGACACCGAAGGGTGA
- a CDS encoding UPF0262 family protein, protein MSRDRLIGVDIDDETLGASGPDAEHERRVAIFDLLEDNQFKVIDKDEGPYQLRLSKAERRLVFAVRNEAGEDVHTFILSLGPFRGVIRDYFMICDSYYDAIRTQSPHQIEAIDMARRGIHNEGSELLAERLEGKIEVDFSTARRLFTLICALHAGQARAAG, encoded by the coding sequence GTGAGCCGGGACCGTCTCATCGGCGTCGATATCGACGATGAGACGCTGGGCGCGTCCGGCCCGGACGCCGAGCATGAGCGGCGTGTCGCAATCTTCGATCTTCTTGAAGACAACCAGTTCAAGGTCATCGACAAGGATGAGGGGCCGTATCAGCTCCGTCTGTCGAAGGCCGAGCGTCGCCTCGTCTTCGCCGTGCGCAATGAGGCCGGCGAGGATGTGCACACTTTTATTCTGTCACTGGGGCCGTTCCGCGGCGTGATCCGCGACTACTTCATGATCTGCGACAGCTATTATGATGCGATCCGTACTCAGTCTCCGCACCAGATCGAGGCCATCGACATGGCCCGGCGCGGCATTCACAATGAAGGCTCGGAACTCCTGGCTGAGCGCCTCGAAGGCAAGATCGAGGTCGATTTCTCCACCGCGCGGCGGCTGTTCACGCTGATCTGCGCCCTGCATGCCGGACAGGCCCGCGCGGCAGGATAG